Genomic segment of Bdellovibrio bacteriovorus:
CTCATAAACCTGTCCGCCTACTGGAGCAGCGGACACACTCTTAGCGACCACCGAAAAGTCTCCGGGTGCGATCGAGGATTTCTGCACAGTTCCCGTTTGCAAAATACCGTTAATCATTAAAGAAATTTCTCCGGCCTTCATACCGAAATTGGCACCAAGGACCATTTGATCCCCACTCGCCGGAAGATTTGATTCAATGTATTCCGTCCACGTGCCCGCACCACCGCTGCTGGAACGAACCGCACGAACTTTGCCGCTGGCAACGTTGATATAAGTCTCTTCGTTCGCGGCACCCGATGACACGGTGATAATTTTTCCTGTGGCTTTTCGGTCTACGGCGACGATCACAGACCATTGATCTGCAACCCAGAAACCTTTATTCACGAAATTAGGATTGCCCGGCTTCGACCAAGCATTCAAAGATTCGGAATCCAAAAGAGCAGGGATCGTCTTTGAGTCGAGCTCAAAGATACCTTGTTCATAGATCACTTGATCCTGCAAAGCAAAGTCACTGCAATTCTGAAATGCCACTACCAAACCGGTCATGGCCCCGACTGCAATAATGCTTTTTTTAACCCCCACGAACATTCTTCCCCCGAAAACCTATTGTAATTGCCAACCTGGCGATTCGCAAACTTGAAGAGCCAAAGCTCGCCATCTTTCAAGTGGCGTCTCGTTCTTGGCCAACAAAGCCCGGTCCAAATCTAATAAAGAGTTCACAATCAGCTCCGAAGCTTCATCTCCCCGATAAAACAAAGCGTAGACCTGACGTATCGTATCGGCTGTTGGCGCCGTCGCTCGATTGGTTAGCTTTTCTAAAATCGCATTCACACCTTGGTCCATACCGAGCACGTTCTCGCAGAACTGCACACGGAAAGACTCCCGAACGGTGTTGTCATCGGTCGTGATCGGAAGATTGGAGTTAGAGATATCTCCACCACAATCGCGACCTGAATAAGAACCATAAGGATTACAACCTAAGCCGTACTGAGCTCCGCGATTGATGATCCATTGATTGATCAGGGCTTCTAAATTGGGAACTGGAGTCGCTGAACTCGTGAATATTTCGCGCATTAAATCGGCGACGTATTCCCGATTCACTACCAAAGTTTTTTGTGTAGGCAACAGGACTTCTTTTTGCGCCGGATGCGATTGATCCGTTG
This window contains:
- a CDS encoding c-type cytochrome; the encoded protein is MFVGVKKSIIAVGAMTGLVVAFQNCSDFALQDQVIYEQGIFELDSKTIPALLDSESLNAWSKPGNPNFVNKGFWVADQWSVIVAVDRKATGKIITVSSGAANEETYINVASGKVRAVRSSSGGAGTWTEYIESNLPASGDQMVLGANFGMKAGEISLMINGILQTGTVQKSSIAPGDFSVVAKSVSAAPVGGQVYEYMVFGGDSYYKEGKLTNQELNVMSRYVANNNMIANVIWDPSLTAPGSSTGEDEVNPKFIIAKAIYDAKCVSCHKSGGNAPNLVNLTENKALSNGWVVKGNAEGSTLYNVLKGSSGGGAKSMPSGGSISAAEVQAIADWINSIK